CCTGCGATATAAGATGCATCGTCTCTTCAGAGGACAGCATCCTTGCCATCTTAAGCATGCCGTACGAGCGCCAGACCCTGTCTTCCAACTGTTTCCTGTTATCTGTCACCAGGGCCTCCCTTGCCATACGTTCATAACTGGTAATATTCGGGACTACGCTCTCTACTATTTCAATGATTTCCGCCTCCGACTTACCCAGGGTAAACTGGTTTGAAATCTGGTAAAGGTCACCGAGTACCTGGGTTCCTTCTCCATACAGCCCTCTCACTATCAGACCCAGCTTACCGACGGCGCTAAAAACCTTTTCAACGTGATGAGTAAGGCCGAGGGCGGGCAGATGTAACATAACGGAGGCCCTCATGCCCGTGCCTACGTTCGTGGGACAGGCGGTCAGGTAGCCAAAAGTGGGGCTGAAGGCATATTTCAATTCCTTCTCCAGGATGTTGTCTATTTCGTCTATTACCTTCCAGGTCCCTCTGAGCTCAAAGCCAGACCGTATTACCTGTATTCTCAGGTGGTCCTCCTCGTTGACCATAACGCTGACGGTCTCCGACTTGCCGAAGGCGACTCCCCGCTCACCATCCCCACCCGCGTGCTCCCTGCTTATCAGCCGCCGTTCCACCAAGAAGAGCCTGTCAACGGCGCTTATATCAGAAAGTCTTATATAATGGAGGTCTTTCGTGTCATTGGCGCGTTTAATCTTTTGCCTTATAAGCCCCTCTATTTCCCTTTTTTGCTCGGTGTTGGCCCTGCTGAGGAAGGGGAAGTTAGCCAGGTTTCTTGCCAACCTGATCCTCGTGCTTATTACAGTGTCGGCCTCGGGGCCCGTACCCCTAAGCCAGTCACCTGTTTTATTATAAAGTTCTCTTAGCATCATCACTCCCAGAGAGTTCAAATATGCGGTCGCGTATCTTTGCGGCCTTCTCGTAGTCTTCCTTCTCGACCGCTTTGTCCAACTCCTTCCTGAGTTGAAGCACCTCGTTCTTGACCACCAGTTCTTTTCCTGCACGGCTGGGCACCTTGCCTATATGCTGTGACGAACCGTGCATCTTATCCAGCAGCGGCACGATACCCTTCTTAAAGGCCATGTAATCCATCGGACAGCCGAGCCTGCCGCTTGAACGAAACTCCAGATACGATATCCCGCACGCCGGACATACCGTCTTAGACATTTCACTAATCTCAGGCGCCACCTGGTTTATAAGGTTGGTGAGTATGTCCGTGGGAGAAGGCATCTTCACCAGTTGGTTATTCAGATTGTGGGCACACTCGTCACACAGATGCTGCTCCTTCTTCTCGCTGCCGGTAATCTCTGTAAGGTGTACCGTGGCGTGTCTTTTGTTGCAAGATTCACATTTCATCGGGGTCAACCCTTTAACAATAAATGAAACTCCGATAAATTCCCGGAGATTATACTTATGTTGTTATCTCTTCTCCCACTTTAACAGGTCTACAACCTCTGCCAAGGTCATTTTTCCCTTTTTTATTTCCGCCCTGATTCTGTTTTCCTTTTCCAGCCAGTCCATCGCATGGTTTACCATTACCTCGGCCTCTCTCGCGGCAACCACCATCAAACCGTCGTCATCACCGACAATCCAATCGCCCGCGCAGACGGTAATTCCCGATATGTTCACGGGAACCCCTATCTCACCAAACCCCTTTGGCTCGCCGGCGTTTGGCATTACCATCCTGGCAAAGACCGGAAATCCTGATTCGCGTATCTCAGAGGTATCTCTGACCGCGCCGTTTATGACGACTCCCGCAAGACCCTTCTGAAGGGCGCTCAGCGTTGCGAGTTCGCCCCAGATGGCAGGGCCGACCCCGCCAGCGTCCACAACCAGAACCTGTCCCTTCTCAGCAACGTCTATGGCCTCGACTGGTTTCGCCCAGTCACCGGGATAACACCTCACCGTCAGGGCTGTTCCAACCATTTTTACCCCTTTGGTGATTGCCTCAAACCCGGTCATGCCGGCGGCGCGATGGCTCCCATCTGATATATTAGACGTGGAAACCTTGAGCAACGCATCCTTTACACCGTTCCCGGAGACCCTCTTGTAAAGCCTCGTGGGGATACTCTTGACCTTAAGGATGGCCTCTTTTATCTCCCGCGTGGCCTCTCTTGCATCGGCGGCCTTGCTTATGGCGCCGCCTACCACTACGATCTCGGCCCCGGCCTTTGCGGCGTCTGCCGCATTCTCTGAATTTATTCCACCTGCTACGGCAACGGGTATACCTGTCTGGCCGGTTATTTCCTTCAGCTTGTCGAACGGCTGTATGCCCTTCATCTGGTCGTCTACAGCCACATGGACATTGAGGTAACTGGCACCCCAGCCCTCTACCTCTTTTGCGCGCCGCGAAGCTTCCTTAACTCCCAGCAGGTCCACACCTACGTCAAGACCGTAATTACGCCCGGCCGCTATACACTCCTTTATCGTAGCGTCGGACGCGGCACCCATTACCACGGCATAACGTGCACCCGCCTTGGCCGCCATCTCCATCTCCGTACGGCCGGCGTCCATGGTCTTCATGTCGGCCACGATCGGGATATGAGGAAAGGTCTCATGCAGCTTCCTTACCACGTTGAGGCCTTCACTCTTTATCAGGGGCGTACCTGCCTCCAGCCTGTCCGCCCCGCCTCCCACAGACTCTTCCGCAACCTTGAAGGCCCTGTGCAGGTCTACAAAATCTAGCGCTACTTGCAGGATGGGCAACATCCCACACACCAACTTTTAAAAGAACTATTCAAAGTAAGAGGCCCCGCACCGGTCTGACTCCCAGACTGATACCTTTCGCAAAGTGACCTCTTTTGGTAATTTCTTGGAGAACTCAGCGTAAAGAACCCTGGATATGTTTTCCGTGGTGGGATTATCCTTCCTGAAATATGCAAGCTCGTTAAGGTTTTTGTGGTCAAAGGCCTCAAGGATCTCCCTCGCTATACCCTTTATGTCCTTAAAATCTAAAACCATGCCCACGCCGTCCAGTCTCTCCGCACTCAGTACTATCTGAACCTTCCAGTTATGGCCATGTACGTTTTCACACTTACCGTGGTATTCTCTAAGCGAGTGCGCGGCAGCAAAATCCGTCTCTACCATCAGTTCGTACATTTAGTTTCTTTGTTATAGGTGGGGCGCCAAAAGCTAGTCTTTGAGCAAACGGACCTACTATTTCTTTCGCTGCACGGGACACCATAAAGAACAACTACTTGTAGATGGCGCTAAAGGCCAATCCGGTTACAACGGATACTAGCATTGAGGGTGTTAAAAGTCAAGATTATTTGTTACTTGCCGGTTCTCTTAAATTGTTTGTCTAACTCCTCTAAGGAGAAAAACAGGGTGGTGGGACGGCCATGAGGACAGTGCGACAGCGGCTCGGTATCTTTCCGCCTTTCAAGCAGGGCAACGAGTTCCTGTGAACTAAGTTTCTGCCCGGATTTAACGGCACCCCTGCAGGCCAGGACCTTTATTATCCGGTCAGTCATCTGCTCGCCTGTAAGCCTTTCCCTGGTATCTTCGAGGAGCCCTTTTATAAGTTCTTTTGAGTCAACGTCTTTAAGTATCTGAGGAACGGCGCGTACGATGACACTGTTGCGGCCAAACTCCTCCAGCTCGAGCCCAAGCCTTTCCAGTACGTCCTTTAATTCCAGGATACGGAAAAAATCCTCTGGGCTCAGTTCCAAAAGTTCAGGTATAAGCAACCTCTGGCTGGATAACGTCTTTTCCTGAATTGTGCCCTTTATATCGTGATAAAGCGCGGCCTCGTGTAAGGCGTGCTGGTCAATGATGTTAATACCTTTGGGGGTCTCTTCAACTATGTATGCGGAGTGAAGCTGCACAAACCGCCCGTAACCCGTCTCCGCAGTCTCCCTGCCGGGCGTAACCGCAGGGGTTCTGGGTAGAAGCGACCCGGTTACGCCGCCTGAGCCGCATCTATCGAACATTTTTGGAGGAACCCTGACATCCTGAGACGCTCCGGTATTTGCATCTGCCCCGGATGGAGCGGCTGACGGCGGTACAAGTCCCGGCTGTAACTGGTTCAGGGCCTTTTTGACGGCCTGCAACACCTGGCCGTAAACCCTGGAACCGTCCCTGAACCGAACCTCCAGCTTAGTGGGATGAACGTTTACGTCTACAGACGACGGGTCTATGTCAAGCGACAGAAAGATTATCGGAAACCTGCCCGGCGGCAACAGGGCCCGGTAGGCGTTGTTTATGGCATGGGTCAGGCCCGCATCCTTTATGGGCCTGCCGTTGAGGAATACAAATTGCATCCGGGTGTTCGTTCGGTACTGCGAGGGTGGCAGGGCATAACCCCTGACCTCAAGCCCGGGCTCCCTGGAACTTATGGGAACAATGTCCCTGGCCAGCTCCTCACCGTAATACGCCGCAATCCTCTCTTTCAGGCTAGAGGTGGAGGGGAGGTTGAATACCTCACGACCGTTGTGCGAGAACACAAAATGCACCGCCGGATGAGAAAGCGTCAGTTTGGCAAGCATATCTGAGATATGCGACATTTCGGCCGGGGTGGATTTAAGAAATTTTCTCCGGGCGGGTATGTTAAAAAAGAGTTCCTTCACCTCTACCTGCGTACCATCCGGGGCACCCACGTATTTGTGTTTCCCGCGGTCGCCTCCCTTTACCTCGACCTCCGCCCCCTGTCCGGCGCCCCTGGCGCAAGAGACTACCCTGGCCATAGACACCGCGCCGATACTGGCAAGCGCCTCGCCCCTGAAGCCCATGGTATATATGGCCTCAAGGTCCTCAATGGCGGCAATCTTACTCGTGGCATGTTTCAGGAAGACCTTGGCCAGGTCATCCGCAGGGATGCCCACACCGTCGTCCGCCACGCGAATCAGGGTCTTACCCCCCTCGACCAGCTCTACGTCAATCCTGGTTGAACCGGCGTCTATCGAGTTCTCCACCAGTTCTTTCACTACAGAAGAAGGCCGCTCGATAACCTCACCGGCGGAGATCTTTCTCGCAACGTCCGGGGAAAGGACCTGTATCCGGCCCAAAGAATCCTGTTGCTTTTGCATCAAGAAAACCCTCTGCCACTAAGGCCGTTAACTATCTCGTCATATCCCTCCCCATGACTGGAGAGCTCAACCTTTCTCGTCGTCGGACCTTCTATAGACATGGAAATCTTCAGGTAACTATCGGGAAGACATTCCTCAACCCTGTCGGCCCACTCGACCACAGAGACCCCGTTCCCCCAGAAAATCTCGTCGCAACCTAGCTCATACATCTCCCTCGCCCCCTCCAGCCGGTAGGCATCAAAATGGTAGATCGGCACGCGGGCCTTATACTCGGCTATCAGTAAAAAGCTGGCGCTCCTCACCTCTCTCGCGTCACTGATACCAAGTCCCTCAGCCAGTCCCTTCACCAGTGTAGTCTTACCGGAACCCAAGCTGCCCATGAGCGCGACCACGCCGCCGGGTTCCAGAAGCCCGCCTATCCTGCGGCCGAGCGCCACTGTCTCCTCCTCGCTGGAGGTGGTGACAACACACGCTACCTGGGCGTCATCAGATGTGCTCATATCCTTCAGGCCTTATTCTTCCGAGTTTCCCGCTGTTATCTTCTTTAAGAAAAAGCCCCCTCTCCCTGCGTATGTGGCCTATCCCGGTAACGGGGACCTTTAGCGGCAGGTTCTTGCCTGTAAGTCTCTCTGCATGCGATTTGCCAAGTGTGAACAAGAGTTCGTAGTCCTCCCCGTCCGTCAGTGCATGATACAGGGGGGTTTTACCGGTCCTGCGCGCGAGCCTGCGGGCGGCACGGGAAACGGGTATCTGTTTTTCGTATAAGACGGCCCCGACACCGCTATCTTCCAGTATATGACCCAGGTCTAGGGAGAGACCGTCGCTTATGTCTATCATGGAATGCAGCCTGAAATTTTTATTCAAATAGACGGCCTCCTCCAGTCTGGGGTCGAAGCGCATGTGTTTACCTAATATAGACCCTCCAAGTTCACCCGTGACCATTATGACGTCGCCCGGTCTCGCTCCGGAACGGAGGACGGGTCTAAGTCCGTCTGTCTCACCAAGCACCGTAACGTTTATAAACAGAGGCCCCTTGCCGCTCACGGTGTCTCCACCGGCCACCGTCACTCCGTACTTCGCGGCCGCGCTATTCAACCCACGGGTAAGCTGCCGGGCAAAACTCATGGGCGTAGAGCGCGGGAAGGCGATAGACACGAGGGCAAAGGTGGCCCTGCATCCCATGGCCGCCACGTCACTCAGGCTTGAGGCGATGGCCTTTCTGCCCAACTCCCTGGGGCTGGCGTCCTTGAGGTTGAAGTGGGTCCCTTCAAGGAGGGTGTCCGTGCTAAGCACACAGAGCCCCTTCGGCACCCTTACGACCGCCGCGTCGTCTCCGATGCCAGTCAGGACGTTCTTTGACACCCCCTGGACTTCCTTGAGATATTTGATATATTCGCTTTCACGCATGGGCTGACGGGTATGGGTAAAATCTTTTCCCACTGCCTGTACGTTCAATTATAAGGAGAGGGGGCTGGATTTCTATTTGATTTTTAAAATCCTTTCTGTCAGTACGGGAACGGACATTATGGGGAATTGTCACTAAAACCCTGCCTATGGAAAAGACCACACGCATCATCACCCTCCTTGAAAAGGAATATCCCGGGACCGGGCTGGCGCTGGAGTTTAAGTCACCGCTCGAACTACTTATAGCCCTTATACTTGCGGCGCAGTGCACCGACGAAAGGGTAAACCGGGTAACCCGCGTTTTATTCAAGAAATACCGCCGCGCCGGGGATTACGCCATGGCAGACCTCGCGACACTTGAGGGAGAGATACGGTCCACGGGATTTTTTAGAAACAAGGCGAAGAGTATAAAGGCGTGCACCGGAGATATCGCGAAAAAATTCGGGGGTAAAGTACCTGAAAATCCGGAAGACCTCCTAAAACTTCACTGCGTGGGCCGGAAGACGGCCAATATCGTCCTCGGCAATGCGTTTGGGATACCCGCCATCGGGGTGGACACCCATGTCGGGCGCCTGGCGCAGCGCATAGGGCTGGCCAGATCGAAAAACCCGGACAAGATAGAGGCCGAACTGACGGCCGCCATCCCGAAGAACAAGTGGATTAAATTCTGCCACCTGCTCCAAGACCACGGCAGAAAGGTCTGCGTCGCACGAAAACCCCTGTGTTATCAGTGCGTTATCGAGAAATACTGCAACTATTCTGATAAAACTGCGGAGCCGAAGTAGTAAGATAGCAGGGGCATGGCATGCCGTGTCCCTGCTATAAAATATTTTTCTTTTACAAGCTAATCATACTTGAGCACATCTAATCAATACGCCTCTCTACGGTAGCTCACACCCACAACGGTAAGCATATACTAATATCTTAGTAATTTTTGCCATAGATTTTTCTTTGGCTCTTTTCTCTACAAAGACCTTTGTCGCGTCTTCCCTACTATCTCCCTTTCTTCCTGCACTTTATCAGGCGGCATATGCCCATGACGTTTACGCCCTCTATGTGCTCGATGACAAGGCCGGATTCGGCTATAAGGACCCCAAAGTCCACGTTCCTCCCCAGCCCCATCGCCTCGCGGATGGGTTGGAACTTTCGTTCGAACCAGGCCACTATACCGTTTGACGCATTAACATAGTTGAGTATATAGACCTCGCCGTCGTCCTTACAGACCCTGGCCATCTCCTTCATCACCTTCAAGGGCTCAGGCACCACACTTATCACGTGGGCGGCCACCACCTTGTCAAACCGCCCGTCCGGGAAATCCAGACTGCCGGCGTCCATCTCGCGAATCTCCACGTTGGAAAGGTTCATGGAGGTCTTTCTCTTTTCGGCCTCTGCCAGCATCTCCGTGGAGATATCTATACCCACCACCCTGGCGTACTTGGGATAACGCGGGAGTGAGACGCCCGTCCCAACACCCACCTCCAGTATCTCCTGCCCTGCCTTTATGTCCATAAGCCTGATGGCCGCTAGTCTCCCGGGGGCATAAAGCCTCCCGAAGATGCCGTCGTAAAAGTAGGAGTGAATGGCGTATACGCTCTTTATCTTGTCTATTTTCATCAAATATTATCTAGTAGTTCACCAGGGCCCTGCATATAGAGTCCTGGACCTTCTTAATCTTTGCGTTAGAGGCCTTAAAGTCGTTAATGAGAATAGAAAAGGCCAGCCTCTTGCCACTCAGCGTCTCCACGTATCCCGAAAGGGCACTGGCCTTGGAGATATAACCCGTCTTCGCCCTCACCCGGCCCTTATAAGGCTCCTTCTTGAGCCGGCGGCCCATGGTGCCGGACGTGCCGGAAACGGACAGCGACGAGTAAAACACGTCGCCTTCACCATGTTTGTACATGTAGGCGAGTATGTCTACCAGCATGCGGGGGGAGAGCCTGTTGTTCCTTGAAAGGCCTGAACCGTCGGCAATCGTGTACCTGTCGGGAGGGTGTCCAAGCTCCAGCAAAAATTCTTCCAGCACCTCGCGGCCGGCGGCAAAACTGCCCTCGCCCTTTATCTCCATCCCAAGTGTCTTCAGTATCTGCTCCGCATAAAAATTCTGGCTCTTTGTATTGGCAACCTTAACGGACTGCGCCATCGTTGAGGCCGTCGAGGCAAGTTCATGTAACTCCCCTGGCGAACTCACGTCCTCCCCGGCTATCAACCGTACACGGCCGTCTACCCTGATGCCGTTTCGTTCAAGGACCTCCCTGAAGACGCTGGCAAGAAACAGCGGGGGGTCATCGACCGTCACAAAGTGTGTCGCGGGCAGGTGCCCGCGCCTGACCTTCCCCTTTACAAATATCTCGTTAGCACCGGGCTTTCTATAAACAATGAAATTCGCGCCCTTCTTTTTCTTGGTCATGCGGCTTGAAT
This genomic window from Candidatus Bathyanammoxibius amoris contains:
- a CDS encoding protein arginine kinase, with amino-acid sequence MMLRELYNKTGDWLRGTGPEADTVISTRIRLARNLANFPFLSRANTEQKREIEGLIRQKIKRANDTKDLHYIRLSDISAVDRLFLVERRLISREHAGGDGERGVAFGKSETVSVMVNEEDHLRIQVIRSGFELRGTWKVIDEIDNILEKELKYAFSPTFGYLTACPTNVGTGMRASVMLHLPALGLTHHVEKVFSAVGKLGLIVRGLYGEGTQVLGDLYQISNQFTLGKSEAEIIEIVESVVPNITSYERMAREALVTDNRKQLEDRVWRSYGMLKMARMLSSEETMHLISQVRLGVNLGLFKDLSLETLNELFILTLPAHLQKLEGKELEATQRNELRATFVRKRLSNTN
- a CDS encoding UvrB/UvrC motif-containing protein, whose product is MKCESCNKRHATVHLTEITGSEKKEQHLCDECAHNLNNQLVKMPSPTDILTNLINQVAPEISEMSKTVCPACGISYLEFRSSGRLGCPMDYMAFKKGIVPLLDKMHGSSQHIGKVPSRAGKELVVKNEVLQLRKELDKAVEKEDYEKAAKIRDRIFELSGSDDAKRTL
- a CDS encoding orotidine 5'-phosphate decarboxylase, encoding MLPILQVALDFVDLHRAFKVAEESVGGGADRLEAGTPLIKSEGLNVVRKLHETFPHIPIVADMKTMDAGRTEMEMAAKAGARYAVVMGAASDATIKECIAAGRNYGLDVGVDLLGVKEASRRAKEVEGWGASYLNVHVAVDDQMKGIQPFDKLKEITGQTGIPVAVAGGINSENAADAAKAGAEIVVVGGAISKAADAREATREIKEAILKVKSIPTRLYKRVSGNGVKDALLKVSTSNISDGSHRAAGMTGFEAITKGVKMVGTALTVRCYPGDWAKPVEAIDVAEKGQVLVVDAGGVGPAIWGELATLSALQKGLAGVVINGAVRDTSEIRESGFPVFARMVMPNAGEPKGFGEIGVPVNISGITVCAGDWIVGDDDGLMVVAAREAEVMVNHAMDWLEKENRIRAEIKKGKMTLAEVVDLLKWEKR
- the queD gene encoding 6-carboxytetrahydropterin synthase QueD; this translates as MYELMVETDFAAAHSLREYHGKCENVHGHNWKVQIVLSAERLDGVGMVLDFKDIKGIAREILEAFDHKNLNELAYFRKDNPTTENISRVLYAEFSKKLPKEVTLRKVSVWESDRCGASYFE
- the mutL gene encoding DNA mismatch repair endonuclease MutL, yielding MQKQQDSLGRIQVLSPDVARKISAGEVIERPSSVVKELVENSIDAGSTRIDVELVEGGKTLIRVADDGVGIPADDLAKVFLKHATSKIAAIEDLEAIYTMGFRGEALASIGAVSMARVVSCARGAGQGAEVEVKGGDRGKHKYVGAPDGTQVEVKELFFNIPARRKFLKSTPAEMSHISDMLAKLTLSHPAVHFVFSHNGREVFNLPSTSSLKERIAAYYGEELARDIVPISSREPGLEVRGYALPPSQYRTNTRMQFVFLNGRPIKDAGLTHAINNAYRALLPPGRFPIIFLSLDIDPSSVDVNVHPTKLEVRFRDGSRVYGQVLQAVKKALNQLQPGLVPPSAAPSGADANTGASQDVRVPPKMFDRCGSGGVTGSLLPRTPAVTPGRETAETGYGRFVQLHSAYIVEETPKGINIIDQHALHEAALYHDIKGTIQEKTLSSQRLLIPELLELSPEDFFRILELKDVLERLGLELEEFGRNSVIVRAVPQILKDVDSKELIKGLLEDTRERLTGEQMTDRIIKVLACRGAVKSGQKLSSQELVALLERRKDTEPLSHCPHGRPTTLFFSLEELDKQFKRTGK
- the tsaE gene encoding tRNA (adenosine(37)-N6)-threonylcarbamoyltransferase complex ATPase subunit type 1 TsaE, producing the protein MSTSDDAQVACVVTTSSEEETVALGRRIGGLLEPGGVVALMGSLGSGKTTLVKGLAEGLGISDAREVRSASFLLIAEYKARVPIYHFDAYRLEGAREMYELGCDEIFWGNGVSVVEWADRVEECLPDSYLKISMSIEGPTTRKVELSSHGEGYDEIVNGLSGRGFS
- the thiL gene encoding thiamine-phosphate kinase produces the protein MGKDFTHTRQPMRESEYIKYLKEVQGVSKNVLTGIGDDAAVVRVPKGLCVLSTDTLLEGTHFNLKDASPRELGRKAIASSLSDVAAMGCRATFALVSIAFPRSTPMSFARQLTRGLNSAAAKYGVTVAGGDTVSGKGPLFINVTVLGETDGLRPVLRSGARPGDVIMVTGELGGSILGKHMRFDPRLEEAVYLNKNFRLHSMIDISDGLSLDLGHILEDSGVGAVLYEKQIPVSRAARRLARRTGKTPLYHALTDGEDYELLFTLGKSHAERLTGKNLPLKVPVTGIGHIRRERGLFLKEDNSGKLGRIRPEGYEHI
- the nth gene encoding endonuclease III codes for the protein MEKTTRIITLLEKEYPGTGLALEFKSPLELLIALILAAQCTDERVNRVTRVLFKKYRRAGDYAMADLATLEGEIRSTGFFRNKAKSIKACTGDIAKKFGGKVPENPEDLLKLHCVGRKTANIVLGNAFGIPAIGVDTHVGRLAQRIGLARSKNPDKIEAELTAAIPKNKWIKFCHLLQDHGRKVCVARKPLCYQCVIEKYCNYSDKTAEPK
- a CDS encoding class I SAM-dependent methyltransferase encodes the protein MKIDKIKSVYAIHSYFYDGIFGRLYAPGRLAAIRLMDIKAGQEILEVGVGTGVSLPRYPKYARVVGIDISTEMLAEAEKRKTSMNLSNVEIREMDAGSLDFPDGRFDKVVAAHVISVVPEPLKVMKEMARVCKDDGEVYILNYVNASNGIVAWFERKFQPIREAMGLGRNVDFGVLIAESGLVIEHIEGVNVMGICRLIKCRKKGR
- the dacB gene encoding D-alanyl-D-alanine carboxypeptidase/D-alanyl-D-alanine-endopeptidase; this encodes MASRCKGTKKRAAFRLLKLVLASCLVLIALEARLCAGPDDGTLGKKIKHVLTSSSSSLKGASVGICVVSLPGEKELYSLNSDRLFIVASNMKLLTTAAALEYLGPEYRFVTTVYGRGDVSEGGVLNGDLIIKGGGDPNISGRFHEGRSTAVLEHWALELGKAGITEIGGDVIADDTWFDREHVHPDWPRNQLTRWYCAPVSALSFNDNCIELRMVPGDDGGVRVVKEPNTRYVRVHNSSRMTKKKKGANFIVYRKPGANEIFVKGKVRRGHLPATHFVTVDDPPLFLASVFREVLERNGIRVDGRVRLIAGEDVSSPGELHELASTASTMAQSVKVANTKSQNFYAEQILKTLGMEIKGEGSFAAGREVLEEFLLELGHPPDRYTIADGSGLSRNNRLSPRMLVDILAYMYKHGEGDVFYSSLSVSGTSGTMGRRLKKEPYKGRVRAKTGYISKASALSGYVETLSGKRLAFSILINDFKASNAKIKKVQDSICRALVNY